The following are encoded together in the Culex pipiens pallens isolate TS chromosome 1, TS_CPP_V2, whole genome shotgun sequence genome:
- the LOC120414262 gene encoding dedicator of cytokinesis protein 3 isoform X3 → MTFYVPLDRDSSEQRRRRKLGLDLVPRLGTLAVDPHKIGIVSLHQVHQASAENAKAASNRGTLRRKVGKKVLTHHLFLCLRDFGHRIGDDAEIYFYLYDGNTNKMRALSERFLVKIAKDGFSTYVDTSHNCTVFTDLGSSDLNQDLYLIANVMRVGKMLHSESVKKGDKFVSNHSYRRPYGVGVLPLGELGQFDQTVESEEKEYSFKIFQCEEKDYHQLHELIIKKASGKFQPINASTQGHYGLVVSLKLIHGGLSQARIEQPVLFQGTAITKKVGFPDVIMPGDVRNDLFLTLDRGEFERVGISTAKNIEVTTLVLDENGRIIQECIATAAGNPLQAYYKTMVLYHNNSPAWNETVRMFVPIDKFSKAHVRFEFRSCSTRDKSDPKLFGFSFARLMEPGGATIADASHELYVYKCEDILKIQPNIYLRLPCSANDKHAHLLESNSPYHRSSKEAFYVTTMLCSTKLTQHSDLLSLLQWRNHPERIQDSLQRLLRIQNEELIKFLQDVLDALFAMFSTDDGNSTPHSGLVFHVLVSIFSLMQSSKFQHFKPVMDAYIKDHFAAPLVYKGLLSSVQHLADWMTTAENLEPILQCFTSLEFIFKLIIQSRKLFAHASGGQYEDKFKHDLFAVFGSLNNMLPVSGSPHILPTQEALLSSIGVVFEQLRAIITKAELETLVKTMLDAVPKDAQPPLIQAKLKAIKDMVSGQMFQDDDTRSVILNIACKHLRTHLARRDELRLCSEILAEILIKLHEAKVKSGEKPSNAIQHDLDTLFSNIFPNMMQTITVLGNGGNESLVCSLFAVMLGLMQLLDESHYQRMWDRLCSGGNNKDVKEFIQQCLNIFKDILEQDWIIFSKDWLVMKMSANEVLRKTLEELAKPLVYRFLGPQSFDSQLWWSYFSVAVIFLTQPSLQIEQYHETKRRKILSTHGDMRVAMGFQILSMWAQLGEHKLHFIPSMVGPFLEVTLVPEPALRKATFTVFYDMMQCEQVSRGSFRLVESELIDKLDLLISENKGDDEYRELFSTMEQLCLALLERVQAENPPWRESGTAFISSVTRLLERLLDYRSVMQGDENRDKRMTCTVNLLNFYNDEINRKEMYVRYIYKLLDLHLGAENYIEAGLTLRLYADMLSWDSESVSDESNGPREWEQKEKIYKNIINYFDKGKCWEKGIPLCKELAMFYERKRFDYNRLSDVLIQEAKFFQNILTQLRPEPEYFRVGYYGTGFPSFVRNKQFIYRGLEYERIGAFIQRLQIEFPTAQILDKKHYPPDSSILNSPEQRFHVVNVRPISDPSHLKSAKVTVPEKISKYYEVNDVTKFQYDRPVHKGVVDKENEFKSLWIERTIYDIQQPLPGILRWFEVTNASIHELTPVEFACETVANVNKELSDLIVQYRLEPKRNLNPFTMRLQGSVDANVNGGFNKYQDAFFTERYSKSPEGLGQALHVQRLKRLIFEQMQILRQALELHRSLAPDEVLPLHNRLSEAFLELEKSTAEWKTNINIPTKPLPPLPIQQQYHQSQPHQVGSVPGDRSSAHQNYFAEDHDETYTYLNRKTLSLSGIVPMTAMTSSPIPAPQVPPRDSMCSSPSAPPLPPRGHTPDKRNSNPMPFSEFEQHQQGSVPARPRSKKYSLYEISLNDSVGCYGSPRSSGELKHYDLGAAAAASFNRDSGISTSSQELNNLNAGGQTPSHHHYHQPITAVVPVGVPPPPPLEDFNISFNGNGTPSATTPRGHQKTNSNPEAYNFTTIQDHKMNSINNSISKMSNGGQGAPPPPIPPKSASLQHQHSVPLATTHHLQQHQRNQSLNLSQNSSSDGGDGISLNDISPAPPPQFNDNFSDNSFSGDECELLGGSATADTAAYCVPRISGTNSLGRRSVNNGDGGGGGGVELGTSPPTMAGGVTMVPMRHDDDEEEIFY, encoded by the exons AACCGTGGCACGTTGCGCCGCAAGGTCGGCAAAAAGGTGCTCACCCACCATCTGTTCCTGTGTCTGCGGGACTTTGGCCACCGCATCGGGGACGATGCCGAAATTTACTTCTACCTGTACGATGGGAACACGAACAAGATGCGCGCCCTGTCCGAGCGGTTTCTGGTGAAGATCGCCAAGGATGGGTTCTCGACGTACGTGGACACGTCGCACAACTGTACGGTGTTTACGGACCTGGGATCGTCGGATCTGAACCAGGATCTGTACCTGATTGCGAACGTGATGCGGGTGGGCAAGATGCTGCACTCGGAGTCGGtgaagaagggggacaagtttgTGAGCAACCACTCGTACAGGCGACCGTACGGCGTTGGAGTGCTTCCGCTTGGGGAGTTGGGTCAGTTTGACCAGACTGTGGAGTCGGAGGAGAAGGAGTACAGTTTCAAGATCTTCCAGTGCGAAGAGAAGGACTACCACCAGTTGCACGAACTGATCATCAAGAAGGCTAGCGGGAAGTTTCAGCCGATCAACGCGAGCACCCAGGGACATTACGGGTTGGTGGTCTCGTTGAAGTTGATCCATGGAGGGTTGAGTCAGGCGAGGATCGAACAGCCGGTCCTGTTCCAGGGTACTGCCATTACCAAAAAGGTCGGTTTTCCCGATGTGATAATGCCGGGTGATGTGCGGAACGATCTCTTCCTAACGCTGGATCGTGGAGAGTTTGAACGGGTTGGAATCAGTACGGCAAAGAACATTGAGGTCACCACGCTGGTGCTGGATGAAAATGGGCGAATCATTCAGGAGTGTATTGCTACGGCAGCTGGAAACCCGCTGCAAGCGTACTACAAAACCATGGTTCTGTATCACAACAATTCTCCGGCGTGGAACGAAACAGTTCGGATGTTTGTGCCGATCGACAAGTTTAGCAAAGCTCACGTTCGGTTTGAGTTCCGAAGTTGTTCAACGCGGGACAAGTCCGACCCCAAGTTGTTCGGATTCAGCTTTGCACGACTCATGGAACCTGGCGGAGCAACGATCGCCGATGCGTCGCACGAGCTGTACGTGTACAAGTGCGAGGACATTCTGAAGATTCAGCCAAATATCTACCTTCGGTTACCGTGCTCAGCCAATGACAAGCATGCCCATTTGTTGGAGTCCAACTCGCCGTATCACCGCAGCTCAAAGGAGGCTTTCTACGTCACGACGATGCTCTGCTCAACCAAACTGACCCAGCACAGTGACCTCCTGTCGCTGCTTCAGTGGCGCAATCATCCAGAACGAATACAAGACTCTCTCCAGCGGCTGCTTCGAATACAGAACGAAGAGTTGATCAAGTTTCTGCAAGACGTCCTGGACGCCCTCTTTGCCATGTTCTCCACCGACGATGGAAACAGCACGCCCCACTCGGGACTCGTGTTCCACGTGCTCGTTTCGATCTTCAGCCTCATGCAGAGCAGCAAGTTCCAGCACTTTAAACCCGTCATGGACGCGTACATCAAGGATCACTTTGCCGCTCCACTAGTCTACAAGGGATTGCTCTCCTCCGTACAACACCTAGCCGACTGGATGACGACCGCCGAGAATCTCGAACCAATCCTGCAGTGCTTCACCTCGCTCGAGTTCATCTTCAAGCTGATCATCCAAAGCCGGAAGCTGTTTGCGCACGCTTCCGGAGGCCAATACGAGGACAAGTTCAAGCACGACCTGTTTGCCGTGTTTGGTTCGCTCAACAACATGCTCCCCGTGTCGGGCAGTCCGCACATCCTTCCAACCCAGGAAGCCCTGCTCAGCTCGATCGGCGTCGTTTTTGAACAGCTGCGCGCGATCATCACCAAGGCCGAGCTGGAAACCCTAGTCAAAACCATGCTGGACGCCGTCCCCAAAGATGCCCAACCGCCGCTCATCCAGGCGAAGCTCAAAGCCATCAAGGACATGGTCTCCGGACAAATGTTCCAAGACGACGACACCCGCTCGGTGATCCTCAACATTGCCTGCAAGCACCTGCGAACCCACCTGGCCCGAAGGGACGAACTACGGCTTTGTTCCGAAATCCTGGCGGAAATCCTCATCAAACTGCACGAAGCCAAAGTAAAGTCCGGCGAAAAGCCGTCCAACGCCATCCAGCACGACCTGGACACACTGTTCTCCAACATCTTTCCAAACATGATGCAAACCATCACCGTACTCGGCAACGGAGGCAACGAATCGCTCGTCTGCTCGCTCTTCGCCGTCATGCTCGGCCTGATGCAACTCCTCGACGAATCTCACTACCAGCGGATGTGGGACCGGCTGTGCAGCGGAGGAAACAACAAAGACGTCAAGGAATTTATCCAGCAGTGTCTCAACATCTTCAAGGACATCCTCGAGCAGGACTGGATCATCTTCTCCAAGGACTGGCTCGTGATGAAAATGTCCGCCAACGAGGTGCTACGGAAAACCCTAGAAGAACTCGCCAAACCGCTCGTGTACCGTTTCCTCGGCCCGCAGTCGTTCGACTCCCAGCTGTGGTGGTCCTACTTTAGCGTAGCGGTAATCTTCCTCACCCAACCGTCGCTCCAGATCGAGCAGTACCACGAAACGAAACGGCGCAAGATCCTGAGCACCCACGGCGACATGCGCGTCGCGATGGGCTTCCAAATCCTGAGCATGTGGGCCCAGCTCGGCGAACACAAGCTGCACTTTATCCCGTCGATGGTGGGCCCGTTCCTGGAGGTGACGCTGGTGCCGGAGCCGGCGCTGCGGAAGGCCACGTTCACCGTGTTCTACGACATGATGCAGTGCGAGCAG GTCTCGCGTGGATCCTTCCGCTTGGTGGAAAGTGAGCTCATAGACAAACTGGACCTTCTGATCAGCGAAAACAAGGGTGACGATGAGTATCGCGAACTGTTCAGCACCAT GGAACAGTTGTGTCTAGC CTTGCTGGAACGCGTCCAGGCGGAGAATCCCCCGTGGCGCGAGTCGGGCACGGCGTTCATCTCGTCCGTGACGCGGCTGCTCGAGCGCCTGCTGGACTACCGCAGCGTGATGCAGGGCGACGAAAACCGCGACAAACGCATGACCTGCACCGTCAACTTGCTCAACTTTTACAACGACGAAATCAACCGGAAGGAGATGTACGTGAG GTACATCTACAAGCTGTTGGATTTGCACCTGGGCGCGGAGAACTACATCGAGGCCGGGTTGACGTTGAGGTTGTACGCCGACATGCTGTCCTGGGACAGCGAATCCGTGTCGGACGAGTCGAATGGGCCGCGCGAGTGGGAGCAGAAGGAGAAGATCTACAAGAAT ATCATCAACTACTTCGACAAGGGAAAATGCTGGGAGAAGGGAATTCCGCTGTGCAAGGAGCTTGCCATGTTCTACGAGCGCAAGCGGTTCGACTATAATCGGTTGAGCGATGTGCTGATACAGGAGGCCAAGTTCTTCCAGAACATCCTGACGCAGCTGCGGCCCGAGCCCGAGTACTTCCGGGTGGGCTACTACGGCACCGGCTTTCCATCGTTTGTGCGG AACAAGCAGTTCATCTACCGCGGGCTGGAGTACGAACGCATCGGGGCGTTCATCCAGCGGCTCCAGATTGAGTTCCCGACGGCGCAGATCCTCGACAAGAAGCACTACCCGCCGGACAGCTCGATCCTGAACTCGCCCGAGCAGCGCTTCCACGTGGTCAACGTGCGCCCCATCTCCGATCCGAGCCATCTCAAGAGTGCCAAAGTGACCGTCCCGGAGAAGATCTCCAAGTATTACGAG GTAAACGACGTTACCAAGTTCCAGTACGATCGGCCCGTGCACAAGGGCGTCGTCGACAAGGAGAACGAGTTCAAGTCGCTGTGGATCGAGCGGACGATCTACGACATTCAGCAGCCGCTGCCGGGCATTCTGCGCTGGTTCGAGGTCACCAATGC TTCGATTCACGAGCTAACGCCGGTGGAGTTTGCCTGCGAGACGGTGGCCAACGTGAACAAGGAGCTGTCGGACTTGATCGTGCAGTATCGGCTGGAGCCGAAGCGTAATCTGAACCCGTTCACGATGCGGCTGCAGGGTTCGGTGGACGCGAACGTCAACGGTGGCTTCAACAAGTACCAGGATGCGTTTTTCACCGAGCGTTACAGCAAATCTCCGGAAGGACTCGGTCAGGCACTGCACGTTCAGCGGCTAAAGCGGTTGATCTTTGAGCAGATGCAGATTTTGAGGCAAGCGTTGGAGCTGCACCGGAGTTTGGCTCCGGACGAGGTGCTTCCGCTACATAACCGACTGTCGGAGGCGTTTTTGGAGTTGGAAAAGTCCACCGCCGAGTGGAAGACGAATATTAATATTCCGACGAAGCCGCTGCCGCCGTTGCCGATCCAGCAGCAGTATCACCAATCTCAGCCGCACCAAGTTGGATCGGTTCCCGGTGACCGAAGTTCCGCCCACCAAAattactttgccgaagatcaCGACGAAACGTACACCTACTTGAACCGGAAGACGCTTTCGCTTTCGGGGATCGTTCCGATGACGGCGATGACTTCGTCCCCAATTCCTGCTCCGCAAGTTCCGCCGCGTGATTCGATGTGCTCGTCCCCATCGGCACCGCCGCTTCCCCCGCGAGGTCACACCCCGGACAAGCGCAACTCCAACCCGATGCCATTCAGCGAGTTTGAACAACACCAGCAGGGTTCGGTGCCGGCGAGGCCGCGCTCCAAAAAGTACTCTCTCTACGAGATATCTCTGAACGACAGCGTTGGTTGCTACGGCAGTCCGCGGAGTTCTGGCGAGCTCAAGCACTACGACCTCGGAGCGGCGGCCGCCGCGTCCTTCAACCGTGACTCGGGCATTTCAACCAGCTCACAAGAACTGAACAACCTCAACGCCGGCGGTCAAACGCCAAGTCACCATCACTACCACCAGCCAATCACGGCGGTCGTCCCGGTGGGCGTTCCCCCGCCTCCACCCCTCGAAGATTTCAACATTTCCTTCAACGGTAATGGAACCCCGTCGGCAACAACCCCCCGAGGCCACCAGAAAACCAACTCCAACCCGGAAGCGTACAACTTTACCACCATCCAGGACCACAAAATGAACTCGATCAACAATTCAATCAGCAAGATGTCCAACGGTGGCCAAGGCGCACCACCCCCTCCCATCCCCCCGAAGTCCGCCTCGCTGCAGCATCAACATTCCGTTCCGTTGGCCACGACCCATCACCTGCAGCAGCACCAGCGGAACCAGTCGCTGAACCTCAGCCAAAACTCGTCCTCGGACGGGGGCGACGGAATCAGCTTGAACGACATCAGCCCGGCACCGCCGCCCCAGTTCAACGACAACTTTAGCGACAACTCGTTCAGCGGGGACGAGTGCGAACTGCTCGGGGGAAGTGCGACCGCGGACACGGCCGCGTATTGCGTGCCCAGGATTTCCGGGACGAACAGTTTGGGCAGGAGGTCGGTGAACAATGGggacggtggtggtggtggtggggtggAGTTGGGAACGTCCCCGCCGACGATGGCGGGTGGAGTCACGATGGTTCCGATGCGGCACGACGATGACGAGGAGGAGATTTTCtactag
- the LOC120414262 gene encoding dedicator of cytokinesis protein 4 isoform X2 — translation MWIPTSNKYGVAIHNWHGDVTHGLALDVGDFVEILEETTHWYRGTCPRKPRKVGLFPKTYIQARTAKLDPVVGECTLVLREWSEIWKKLFVEREEYKFTSLRKVMLGLLESRRELLSATLTQDQTYDLQMKVISKIDWGNRKLGLDLVPRLGTLAVDPHKIGIVSLHQVHQASAENAKAASNRGTLRRKVGKKVLTHHLFLCLRDFGHRIGDDAEIYFYLYDGNTNKMRALSERFLVKIAKDGFSTYVDTSHNCTVFTDLGSSDLNQDLYLIANVMRVGKMLHSESVKKGDKFVSNHSYRRPYGVGVLPLGELGQFDQTVESEEKEYSFKIFQCEEKDYHQLHELIIKKASGKFQPINASTQGHYGLVVSLKLIHGGLSQARIEQPVLFQGTAITKKVGFPDVIMPGDVRNDLFLTLDRGEFERVGISTAKNIEVTTLVLDENGRIIQECIATAAGNPLQAYYKTMVLYHNNSPAWNETVRMFVPIDKFSKAHVRFEFRSCSTRDKSDPKLFGFSFARLMEPGGATIADASHELYVYKCEDILKIQPNIYLRLPCSANDKHAHLLESNSPYHRSSKEAFYVTTMLCSTKLTQHSDLLSLLQWRNHPERIQDSLQRLLRIQNEELIKFLQDVLDALFAMFSTDDGNSTPHSGLVFHVLVSIFSLMQSSKFQHFKPVMDAYIKDHFAAPLVYKGLLSSVQHLADWMTTAENLEPILQCFTSLEFIFKLIIQSRKLFAHASGGQYEDKFKHDLFAVFGSLNNMLPVSGSPHILPTQEALLSSIGVVFEQLRAIITKAELETLVKTMLDAVPKDAQPPLIQAKLKAIKDMVSGQMFQDDDTRSVILNIACKHLRTHLARRDELRLCSEILAEILIKLHEAKVKSGEKPSNAIQHDLDTLFSNIFPNMMQTITVLGNGGNESLVCSLFAVMLGLMQLLDESHYQRMWDRLCSGGNNKDVKEFIQQCLNIFKDILEQDWIIFSKDWLVMKMSANEVLRKTLEELAKPLVYRFLGPQSFDSQLWWSYFSVAVIFLTQPSLQIEQYHETKRRKILSTHGDMRVAMGFQILSMWAQLGEHKLHFIPSMVGPFLEVTLVPEPALRKATFTVFYDMMQCEQVSRGSFRLVESELIDKLDLLISENKGDDEYRELFSTILLERVQAENPPWRESGTAFISSVTRLLERLLDYRSVMQGDENRDKRMTCTVNLLNFYNDEINRKEMYVRYIYKLLDLHLGAENYIEAGLTLRLYADMLSWDSESVSDESNGPREWEQKEKIYKNIINYFDKGKCWEKGIPLCKELAMFYERKRFDYNRLSDVLIQEAKFFQNILTQLRPEPEYFRVGYYGTGFPSFVRNKQFIYRGLEYERIGAFIQRLQIEFPTAQILDKKHYPPDSSILNSPEQRFHVVNVRPISDPSHLKSAKVTVPEKISKYYEVNDVTKFQYDRPVHKGVVDKENEFKSLWIERTIYDIQQPLPGILRWFEVTNASIHELTPVEFACETVANVNKELSDLIVQYRLEPKRNLNPFTMRLQGSVDANVNGGFNKYQDAFFTERYSKSPEGLGQALHVQRLKRLIFEQMQILRQALELHRSLAPDEVLPLHNRLSEAFLELEKSTAEWKTNINIPTKPLPPLPIQQQYHQSQPHQVGSVPGDRSSAHQNYFAEDHDETYTYLNRKTLSLSGIVPMTAMTSSPIPAPQVPPRDSMCSSPSAPPLPPRGHTPDKRNSNPMPFSEFEQHQQGSVPARPRSKKYSLYEISLNDSVGCYGSPRSSGELKHYDLGAAAAASFNRDSGISTSSQELNNLNAGGQTPSHHHYHQPITAVVPVGVPPPPPLEDFNISFNGNGTPSATTPRGHQKTNSNPEAYNFTTIQDHKMNSINNSISKMSNGGQGAPPPPIPPKSASLQHQHSVPLATTHHLQQHQRNQSLNLSQNSSSDGGDGISLNDISPAPPPQFNDNFSDNSFSGDECELLGGSATADTAAYCVPRISGTNSLGRRSVNNGDGGGGGGVELGTSPPTMAGGVTMVPMRHDDDEEEIFY, via the exons AACCGTGGCACGTTGCGCCGCAAGGTCGGCAAAAAGGTGCTCACCCACCATCTGTTCCTGTGTCTGCGGGACTTTGGCCACCGCATCGGGGACGATGCCGAAATTTACTTCTACCTGTACGATGGGAACACGAACAAGATGCGCGCCCTGTCCGAGCGGTTTCTGGTGAAGATCGCCAAGGATGGGTTCTCGACGTACGTGGACACGTCGCACAACTGTACGGTGTTTACGGACCTGGGATCGTCGGATCTGAACCAGGATCTGTACCTGATTGCGAACGTGATGCGGGTGGGCAAGATGCTGCACTCGGAGTCGGtgaagaagggggacaagtttgTGAGCAACCACTCGTACAGGCGACCGTACGGCGTTGGAGTGCTTCCGCTTGGGGAGTTGGGTCAGTTTGACCAGACTGTGGAGTCGGAGGAGAAGGAGTACAGTTTCAAGATCTTCCAGTGCGAAGAGAAGGACTACCACCAGTTGCACGAACTGATCATCAAGAAGGCTAGCGGGAAGTTTCAGCCGATCAACGCGAGCACCCAGGGACATTACGGGTTGGTGGTCTCGTTGAAGTTGATCCATGGAGGGTTGAGTCAGGCGAGGATCGAACAGCCGGTCCTGTTCCAGGGTACTGCCATTACCAAAAAGGTCGGTTTTCCCGATGTGATAATGCCGGGTGATGTGCGGAACGATCTCTTCCTAACGCTGGATCGTGGAGAGTTTGAACGGGTTGGAATCAGTACGGCAAAGAACATTGAGGTCACCACGCTGGTGCTGGATGAAAATGGGCGAATCATTCAGGAGTGTATTGCTACGGCAGCTGGAAACCCGCTGCAAGCGTACTACAAAACCATGGTTCTGTATCACAACAATTCTCCGGCGTGGAACGAAACAGTTCGGATGTTTGTGCCGATCGACAAGTTTAGCAAAGCTCACGTTCGGTTTGAGTTCCGAAGTTGTTCAACGCGGGACAAGTCCGACCCCAAGTTGTTCGGATTCAGCTTTGCACGACTCATGGAACCTGGCGGAGCAACGATCGCCGATGCGTCGCACGAGCTGTACGTGTACAAGTGCGAGGACATTCTGAAGATTCAGCCAAATATCTACCTTCGGTTACCGTGCTCAGCCAATGACAAGCATGCCCATTTGTTGGAGTCCAACTCGCCGTATCACCGCAGCTCAAAGGAGGCTTTCTACGTCACGACGATGCTCTGCTCAACCAAACTGACCCAGCACAGTGACCTCCTGTCGCTGCTTCAGTGGCGCAATCATCCAGAACGAATACAAGACTCTCTCCAGCGGCTGCTTCGAATACAGAACGAAGAGTTGATCAAGTTTCTGCAAGACGTCCTGGACGCCCTCTTTGCCATGTTCTCCACCGACGATGGAAACAGCACGCCCCACTCGGGACTCGTGTTCCACGTGCTCGTTTCGATCTTCAGCCTCATGCAGAGCAGCAAGTTCCAGCACTTTAAACCCGTCATGGACGCGTACATCAAGGATCACTTTGCCGCTCCACTAGTCTACAAGGGATTGCTCTCCTCCGTACAACACCTAGCCGACTGGATGACGACCGCCGAGAATCTCGAACCAATCCTGCAGTGCTTCACCTCGCTCGAGTTCATCTTCAAGCTGATCATCCAAAGCCGGAAGCTGTTTGCGCACGCTTCCGGAGGCCAATACGAGGACAAGTTCAAGCACGACCTGTTTGCCGTGTTTGGTTCGCTCAACAACATGCTCCCCGTGTCGGGCAGTCCGCACATCCTTCCAACCCAGGAAGCCCTGCTCAGCTCGATCGGCGTCGTTTTTGAACAGCTGCGCGCGATCATCACCAAGGCCGAGCTGGAAACCCTAGTCAAAACCATGCTGGACGCCGTCCCCAAAGATGCCCAACCGCCGCTCATCCAGGCGAAGCTCAAAGCCATCAAGGACATGGTCTCCGGACAAATGTTCCAAGACGACGACACCCGCTCGGTGATCCTCAACATTGCCTGCAAGCACCTGCGAACCCACCTGGCCCGAAGGGACGAACTACGGCTTTGTTCCGAAATCCTGGCGGAAATCCTCATCAAACTGCACGAAGCCAAAGTAAAGTCCGGCGAAAAGCCGTCCAACGCCATCCAGCACGACCTGGACACACTGTTCTCCAACATCTTTCCAAACATGATGCAAACCATCACCGTACTCGGCAACGGAGGCAACGAATCGCTCGTCTGCTCGCTCTTCGCCGTCATGCTCGGCCTGATGCAACTCCTCGACGAATCTCACTACCAGCGGATGTGGGACCGGCTGTGCAGCGGAGGAAACAACAAAGACGTCAAGGAATTTATCCAGCAGTGTCTCAACATCTTCAAGGACATCCTCGAGCAGGACTGGATCATCTTCTCCAAGGACTGGCTCGTGATGAAAATGTCCGCCAACGAGGTGCTACGGAAAACCCTAGAAGAACTCGCCAAACCGCTCGTGTACCGTTTCCTCGGCCCGCAGTCGTTCGACTCCCAGCTGTGGTGGTCCTACTTTAGCGTAGCGGTAATCTTCCTCACCCAACCGTCGCTCCAGATCGAGCAGTACCACGAAACGAAACGGCGCAAGATCCTGAGCACCCACGGCGACATGCGCGTCGCGATGGGCTTCCAAATCCTGAGCATGTGGGCCCAGCTCGGCGAACACAAGCTGCACTTTATCCCGTCGATGGTGGGCCCGTTCCTGGAGGTGACGCTGGTGCCGGAGCCGGCGCTGCGGAAGGCCACGTTCACCGTGTTCTACGACATGATGCAGTGCGAGCAG GTCTCGCGTGGATCCTTCCGCTTGGTGGAAAGTGAGCTCATAGACAAACTGGACCTTCTGATCAGCGAAAACAAGGGTGACGATGAGTATCGCGAACTGTTCAGCACCAT CTTGCTGGAACGCGTCCAGGCGGAGAATCCCCCGTGGCGCGAGTCGGGCACGGCGTTCATCTCGTCCGTGACGCGGCTGCTCGAGCGCCTGCTGGACTACCGCAGCGTGATGCAGGGCGACGAAAACCGCGACAAACGCATGACCTGCACCGTCAACTTGCTCAACTTTTACAACGACGAAATCAACCGGAAGGAGATGTACGTGAG GTACATCTACAAGCTGTTGGATTTGCACCTGGGCGCGGAGAACTACATCGAGGCCGGGTTGACGTTGAGGTTGTACGCCGACATGCTGTCCTGGGACAGCGAATCCGTGTCGGACGAGTCGAATGGGCCGCGCGAGTGGGAGCAGAAGGAGAAGATCTACAAGAAT ATCATCAACTACTTCGACAAGGGAAAATGCTGGGAGAAGGGAATTCCGCTGTGCAAGGAGCTTGCCATGTTCTACGAGCGCAAGCGGTTCGACTATAATCGGTTGAGCGATGTGCTGATACAGGAGGCCAAGTTCTTCCAGAACATCCTGACGCAGCTGCGGCCCGAGCCCGAGTACTTCCGGGTGGGCTACTACGGCACCGGCTTTCCATCGTTTGTGCGG AACAAGCAGTTCATCTACCGCGGGCTGGAGTACGAACGCATCGGGGCGTTCATCCAGCGGCTCCAGATTGAGTTCCCGACGGCGCAGATCCTCGACAAGAAGCACTACCCGCCGGACAGCTCGATCCTGAACTCGCCCGAGCAGCGCTTCCACGTGGTCAACGTGCGCCCCATCTCCGATCCGAGCCATCTCAAGAGTGCCAAAGTGACCGTCCCGGAGAAGATCTCCAAGTATTACGAG GTAAACGACGTTACCAAGTTCCAGTACGATCGGCCCGTGCACAAGGGCGTCGTCGACAAGGAGAACGAGTTCAAGTCGCTGTGGATCGAGCGGACGATCTACGACATTCAGCAGCCGCTGCCGGGCATTCTGCGCTGGTTCGAGGTCACCAATGC TTCGATTCACGAGCTAACGCCGGTGGAGTTTGCCTGCGAGACGGTGGCCAACGTGAACAAGGAGCTGTCGGACTTGATCGTGCAGTATCGGCTGGAGCCGAAGCGTAATCTGAACCCGTTCACGATGCGGCTGCAGGGTTCGGTGGACGCGAACGTCAACGGTGGCTTCAACAAGTACCAGGATGCGTTTTTCACCGAGCGTTACAGCAAATCTCCGGAAGGACTCGGTCAGGCACTGCACGTTCAGCGGCTAAAGCGGTTGATCTTTGAGCAGATGCAGATTTTGAGGCAAGCGTTGGAGCTGCACCGGAGTTTGGCTCCGGACGAGGTGCTTCCGCTACATAACCGACTGTCGGAGGCGTTTTTGGAGTTGGAAAAGTCCACCGCCGAGTGGAAGACGAATATTAATATTCCGACGAAGCCGCTGCCGCCGTTGCCGATCCAGCAGCAGTATCACCAATCTCAGCCGCACCAAGTTGGATCGGTTCCCGGTGACCGAAGTTCCGCCCACCAAAattactttgccgaagatcaCGACGAAACGTACACCTACTTGAACCGGAAGACGCTTTCGCTTTCGGGGATCGTTCCGATGACGGCGATGACTTCGTCCCCAATTCCTGCTCCGCAAGTTCCGCCGCGTGATTCGATGTGCTCGTCCCCATCGGCACCGCCGCTTCCCCCGCGAGGTCACACCCCGGACAAGCGCAACTCCAACCCGATGCCATTCAGCGAGTTTGAACAACACCAGCAGGGTTCGGTGCCGGCGAGGCCGCGCTCCAAAAAGTACTCTCTCTACGAGATATCTCTGAACGACAGCGTTGGTTGCTACGGCAGTCCGCGGAGTTCTGGCGAGCTCAAGCACTACGACCTCGGAGCGGCGGCCGCCGCGTCCTTCAACCGTGACTCGGGCATTTCAACCAGCTCACAAGAACTGAACAACCTCAACGCCGGCGGTCAAACGCCAAGTCACCATCACTACCACCAGCCAATCACGGCGGTCGTCCCGGTGGGCGTTCCCCCGCCTCCACCCCTCGAAGATTTCAACATTTCCTTCAACGGTAATGGAACCCCGTCGGCAACAACCCCCCGAGGCCACCAGAAAACCAACTCCAACCCGGAAGCGTACAACTTTACCACCATCCAGGACCACAAAATGAACTCGATCAACAATTCAATCAGCAAGATGTCCAACGGTGGCCAAGGCGCACCACCCCCTCCCATCCCCCCGAAGTCCGCCTCGCTGCAGCATCAACATTCCGTTCCGTTGGCCACGACCCATCACCTGCAGCAGCACCAGCGGAACCAGTCGCTGAACCTCAGCCAAAACTCGTCCTCGGACGGGGGCGACGGAATCAGCTTGAACGACATCAGCCCGGCACCGCCGCCCCAGTTCAACGACAACTTTAGCGACAACTCGTTCAGCGGGGACGAGTGCGAACTGCTCGGGGGAAGTGCGACCGCGGACACGGCCGCGTATTGCGTGCCCAGGATTTCCGGGACGAACAGTTTGGGCAGGAGGTCGGTGAACAATGGggacggtggtggtggtggtggggtggAGTTGGGAACGTCCCCGCCGACGATGGCGGGTGGAGTCACGATGGTTCCGATGCGGCACGACGATGACGAGGAGGAGATTTTCtactag